In the Tachyglossus aculeatus isolate mTacAcu1 chromosome 6, mTacAcu1.pri, whole genome shotgun sequence genome, tcccgtgcGCGCGGCCGGTGGTTTGCGGAAGCTCCCGGGCTGGGATCGGGGGGGGGTGCAGGGCCGCTCCCCCGGTCGCattgtgtgtggagggggggggcggAAAACTTCAGTCCGCCGTGCGCAATGCCGCGGGGCTTCGCTGTTGATTCTGCATTAACATGGCTGTCGGTGGAGCATCTGACAGGATAAAGCTTGCGCGCCGTCGGGGttgaacggggggggggggggatgaatggggggggaccccccccccaatccGCGTTGGCAACCCCGCGTTTGCCCTCGGCctcctcccggctcccccaccttcTGCTGCTGGGCATTAACATGGCTGGCGCTGGGAGAGCTCCGGCCAAAGACGTGTGagcagcagcaaaaaaaaaaaaaaggatatttaAAACCCCCCGAGCgcgcttttgttaatatgtttggttgtgtgtgtgtgtgtgtgtgtgtcccctttttagagtgggagcccactgttgggtaggggctgcctctctaggttgccagtttggactccccaagcgcttaggccggcgctctgcacgcactaagcgctcaatcaatacggttgattgatgatggattggttgatttcgccccccccccccccccacacacagatcCCCTTCGGgatggcggcggggggggggccgctgtgcacttttttcctcccttccccctggcgCGGAAGAGCGTGTAATGGCTGAACGGGAGTCTTTGTTACAGGGAGTATTGCGCTAagcgaggggaggagagagagaggggcgggagggggggggttGAAATCCaggcttttttccctttttttttttttttcgccggacccctctcccttcccactgcAGCAGACGCGGCCCGGAGGGGAGATTGGAGGTGACTTGAGGGGAGGGGGTCCGCAGGGTTTCGGGGCgctggcgggggggagaggggggtgcgGCTTTGTTAGGACTGGCAGCCCgtgcgaggcccagagaagccatttTAGCGAAGGGAGCTGCCGGGGCCGAAGGCGGCGGCAACCGCTTCCCTCCGTCTCCCAGCCCTCACTCCCAGCGCCGCTCCCCGGCGAGGCCTCCCTCCGCCCGCCCCCCGAAGAAACGACCCCCCGGGGCAGTAGAGGGGCGTTTTTCAGGGGGACTTTCTTTCATCAGGAAGCATTTCACAAAATGGAAGATGAATTATTGGTGTCTTGGTGACCtgtcgtttttttttttccttcccccttctctctccctcctctcgttCTCCGGCGGGAGCCCAGGCCGGCGAGcgcgcccgccccggccccccccctcctttttttttgtccgcgacccccccccccccccccgcgcgagGCCCATCTATGCAAAAGCGAATTATTTTTCTCTGATGACCTTGGGtgtgggggaaaggaaaagatggcGGGAAGCGGggggaggcaaaaaaaaaaaaaaaaaacaaccaccgcATTTTTAATCGGAAACTTTGGAGGGAGCGACGGGTGCGCATCTTCCTCGAGGCGAAAGGGGCGATAATAGAAGACGCCTTTTTAACAACTTTCCCCACTTCGGCGGGACCCGTCTAATCTTAACTTGTAGCTtctgcccccccaaaaaaccctgtttttttttttaaatgtaattaCAGGGATGGCGTTTTTCCACAAAAAATGCTTTTTTCGTATACTTTTAAACCTGTTTTTCAGTTTTTTCCCCTTTTAGgttcttatttttttaaatcacagTTTAACTTAGTATTTGACCTCAGAAGATCAGTAAACCGTGATCGTGTCAGCGGCaatgtttttttcttccttttctaacccttttgccacttgtctgttttgcctGTTTTAAGGGGTTTTGTGGGCCTATTTTAAGGGAAACTTAGCATTTGACCTCAGAAGACCAGTAAACCGTAATCGTGTCAGCGGCAgtgttttttcctccttttctaacCCTTTTGCCACTTATCTATTTTGCCTGTTTTAAGGGATTTTGTGGGCCTATTTTAAGGGAAACTTAGCATTTGACCTCAGAAAGACCAGTAAACCGTGATCGTGTCAGCGGCaatgtttttttcttccttttctaacccttttgccacttatctgttttGCCTGTTTTAAGGGATTTTGTAGGCCTATTTTAAGGGAAACTTAGCATTTGACCTCAGAAGACCAGTAAACCACAGTCATGTCAGCGGCaatgtttttttcctccttttctaacCCTTTTGCCACTTAGCTATTTTGCCTACTTTAAGGGATTTTGTGGGTTATTAAAGAAACAGAAAATTACACTAACCCCCACTCACTTGCGGGGGAAATCACTTTTTTCCACGAAAACGCTAGCACTCCTGGTGTAGTAACTCCCAGCTAGGATATTCCACGCTGGTCAAGATGTTGCATGACAAGTAGCTAAACTTTGTAgactttcattttctctctacctcccttagtAGTTTCAGCAACTGGCCAGCGGGGTCATCCTGTTTTGCAGGACTGCTCTCCCACCTCTATCTTCTCCAAGTTCAAGAATGCTAACTGGGGTTTCCCTTCACGCttaacttttatttattttatttttttccagagtCAAGATGGCTAAAGGTGACCCGAAGAAGCCTAAGGGCAAGATGTCCGCTTATGCCTTCTTTGTGCAGACATGCCGTGAAGAACATAAGAAGAAGAATCCAGAGGTCCCTGTCAACTTTGCAGAATTTTCCAAGAAATGCTCAGAGAGGTGGaaggtgaggttttttttttttctttaagaaatTTTAAAGGGTGTGAAGGTTGGAATTTCAACTTCTCCACAtgctccaccccccccaccccttttttaGCCATCTTGTTTACCTCATTAACTCTACTTTGTGAAACCATCAAATTGAAGATCTCTAAAaacatcacccccccacccccaaccacaaTCTAAGTACTTCACTGCCCTATACTGGATTGCATTTTACAGTTTGGGGGATTGTCCCTAGGAGTAAGGGGTGGCTGTACCCTTTCAGTATTCAGTTTTATGGAATGATAAAAGATGGCTGCCCCCAAATTTACCTAATTAGCTGAGGAACTAAGATGGGAGATCTGTTAAGAAGACATTGTCTAAAATCGGATCCGTTCTTTCAGACCATGTCAGGGAAAGAGAAGTCCAAGTTTGATGAAATGGCAAAAGCTGACAAGGTACGATATGATCGAGAAATGAAGGATTATGGACCAGCTAAAGGAGGCAAAAAGAAGAAGGATCCTAATGCCCCCAAAAGGCCACCGTAAGTCACTTTCTTGATCCAGATATTTCAGAACTTCTACTTAGATAGATCCTCAGTGGAGTACATTTTGGGAGTAAACTTGCAAGAGATGCTTAATGATTAGAATGAAAGCTTTCCTTTAACTCAAACTCAGTTCAAATGAGGTTGTTTTTTTAACACAAGCTCGGAAATAACACTGGCAGGTTAACAGCTGTAATTTTTCAGTTACAGCAATATTGCACATTCTTCACTGTATCTTGTAGGGGGTTGaatgtaaaacaaaaaaaaagctatCGAAAGCAACTTGTTCCGGGTGATCGAGGTGTACGGTTGTTAAATCTAACAGTTGTGCCGTCTCAAAACCAAGTGATAAAGCCTCCACCTCTCCAAACATATGAACTCACTTTTCACTGTGTAAGTTTTGGCCGCTAAGATCTGGCTGTCCCAGTAGGTGTCCTTATAAGTCATGGGATCAAGCAGCAGCACATTCAGTcctgtcccccggcccccagccagtCAAGAACTTCTTAGATGTTTTTCTAATATGTAACTTTTCTCCAAGGTCTggcttcttcctcttctgctcAGAATTCCGTCCCAAGATCAAATCTACAAACCCTGGCATATCCATTGGGGATGTGGCAAAAAAGCTTGGTGAAATGTGGAACAATCTGAGtgatagtgagaagcagccttaCAATAATAAGGCAGCTAAACTGAAGGAAAAGTACGAGAAGGTAAGACCTAAGATGGGTGATTTGGAATTGGTCTTATAGGTCTGCTCAGAATAACTCTTCACGTTACGGGCTTCCTCTCTCAACCTGGTGTTCTTGTAGGTCTCTGCTATGAAAGTGGCACAGACTTAGTCCAGTTTTCTGTATTAGACAAGGCAAGGATCTCGATGCCATGGCTTCAGACTTCATCTTACCAGCCAGACTTCTGGTTTTCTTTTCTATcttgctttcccctccccacgtAATTCCTCCAAGTCGGAAAGCCTGGGAATTAGGTAGCGGTATGGGCGTGCAGTGTGAAGCATTTAGTTGCTGATTACTAAAGAGATGACGAGTGCCTTTTTAATACACCTTAACACCCATTAACTTCTCAGATCAAGCCAAGTTAAAGGTGCCAATGTAGTCTAATGCCCTCTTTACCAGCAAGTCCGTTTACTGCAACTCCTGCTCTCTCGTTTCTAAAGGGAAAAGGCTGTTGGAAGCAAATGTATTTTTAACCTTCCCTCCAACAGTTGTTCAGAGCCCACTTAATTTCAGAGAATTCCTTGAGTAGCTCTCCAGTTAATTTGGACTCCTTTCTTTGCTTCTTGCAGGATGTTGCGGACTATAAGTCTAAAGGAAAGTTTGATGGTGCAAAGGGTGCAGCTAAGGCAGCCCGGAAAAAGgtagaggaagaagatgaggaggatgaggatgatgaagaggaggatgaggatgaagatgatgatgaataaaactGTACTATACTTGTCTCCATGTGAATACCATAGAGTAGGGGAAACACCGTAAATGAAGCACCTCTTGTTTGAGTGAGATGGTGTCTATTGCCCTCATTAGGTTTAATTACAAAATTGGATTCTGATCACATTGTAGTTTCTAAAAGTGCTCTAGAAATTGTAACTGGTTTACATGAAGTGGCCATGGGTGTAGTGAGCACCCTGAAACTGTATCAAAGTTGTACATATTTCcaaacatttttaaaatgaaaaggcGCTCTAGTGTTCTCCTCACTCTGTGCACTTTGCTGTTGGTGTAACAAAGCATTTAAAAATGTTTCAAGCATTTTTTAATTTGTAAGGTGGTGTTAACTATATGGTTATTGGCTAGAAAATCCTGGGTTAtaaactgtacatatctatagtttgTAAAAACTAGACAAATTCTTGTGGTACATGCTTGGAGTTGTGATGCCTTAGGGAGGGAAAATTACTTTGGAAGGTTCTACTACCTTCCATAGGGTGCCATGGCCCAAAGCATGCACTGTGAGGGTAGATCTATTTACACTACAGTGGGCGTCCATTTAGCTTAAAGTTGTCTTTCTGTATATAGTGAACTAGCATTCTGCTGCCATTCTTAGTTGTGGAAGGGGGTTCAGCTGGCATGAGAAGTGTATGGGATTTTTTTAGTTAAGTGCGGTAGTTTTTAAACTGAAACTGTAGACCTCTTCCTTGACAGCAAAGCGAAGAGCCAGTGCAGCAATTAAAGTTCAAAAACCGTCTGTACTTAAGCAAATTTGCAACGTTATGTTATTTTTTTGTATGTTTAGAATGCTGAAATGTTTTTGAAGCAAAATAAACAGTATTACATTTTTAAAACTGTTCTTGACAACATTCTAAATTTCTGGGTTGAAAACAAgtcaacagcaaaaaaaaaaaaaccaaccaaaaaacaagaaaaaaacaaCCAGTTCATTAGAAGTCTGGCATCCCCCAAGAGGCTGGTAATTTAGGAAATACTCTTGTCTTGTACTTAGGAAAAAGTGGTGGCCAGTTTAATTGTAACTGAGCTGAGTGAGATGGCTACTTAAGCTAATATGCGATTTTAATTGTTTATGGCTGAGTAGCAGTAAGATGCTATGCAAGTCTAAATTTTATTACTTGAATGTGGGAGCCAAAATGAGAACATTCGTGACCTTTTTTGCTGTATAGCGCAGCATTCAGATGCAGAAAGGTAGGTGGTTAGGATTGAGGCTGACTCCACTAAAAGGTATATGAGAACATTTAAGTTTGTCTTTAGTTGTGTTGGGTCCACTTTAAGCCCAAATGCATTGCTGTATATATTAAAATGTGCCTTTTTTGTCATGTGTTAAACTGTTTCAAActtgtggttttgttttgtttcttgacCATTGGTCTAGCGTTCAAGATCCCGGCAGGAGAAGCACTAACAACTTATTTAATTGCTCTACTGAAAACTGGAGGGAGAGGCATATCTGAGTTTAATGCACTAGCTTCTCTCCTAGTTAACTGGGTTACTAGTTAATGTGATCTGGACCTCATGGGAGGGGCTTTCTGATTCTCTACCACTCCTTAGGAAACAGGTTGACCactgtgggttggggggggggcgggggtgggggggatgactgGCAGACAAATCTAGGCAGGTGTTCTTTCTGAGAAAGTTGGAAGGGAACAGGTCAGAGTGCCTGAATCTAGTGCGATTTTAGTCTCCCTTCTTGAGCATTAAAAATGCGtacaatttaaaataaaaaaagaatacCATCTTTACCTGCTATCTGGACTCATTCCTTGCTGTTTTAATGCAGAGCAGATTTAAGTGGTGTATGAGCTgggcaagtcaagtgacttgacggAAAACCAGCATCCCCGGTCGAGGCGATTTTTttagagggtggggagggcacaaggtggGGTTGGCCAGTTTGATGCTAAAACGCTGGTAGATGAGTGCAACTCATCTTGTTGCCCACTCAAGAGGTAATCTACTTATGTTAGGAGGAAAGGTTGGGAGAAGGTAACATTTTAGAAATGGGAGCTTCACCAAACCGAATCGGAATGATTGGAAACTCGCTCCTAAACTTTGGTTAAATATGCCATGAATTAGAATTTAATAGCATGATCAACTTTTGGTAAGTTCTATTAACATTGACTAAATTGGGAGTAGGAGATGCTTTTGTGGAAACAGCCTATTAAAGTGTCACCTGTGGATTTTTGCTGTAGAACTGAACCTGTCTACAGCCTACTTCAAGATTCTCAAAGCTCTAGATAATCATTGGTCTaaggagtggggtttttttttaaaagtttttgGAACAAACATTAAAATCTCTTCAGACTATTCTTGCTGTGAGTTAGGTCACAGGGGTCAGGCATTCAAAAGAAAATTATAGCCCTCCGTCCCCAGGAGAGAGGCCCCCAAAACCCAACCAGGAAAGTGTTGGCAATGaagtgtagtagtaataataataataataataatgtattaagcgcttactgtgtgcaaagcactgttctaagcgctgggggaatacaaggtaatcaggtggtctcgctgggggctcacagtcaatccccattttacagatgaggtaactgaggcacagagaagttaagtgacttgcccaaagtcacacagctgacaattggtggagtgtgatttgaacccatgacctctgactccaaagccctggctcttttccactgagccatgctgcttaagggactgtttccaaatgaTGCCTGCCTATCCCTGCACATATCTGTTCTAGCACTTTTTAAATTTCTCATTTAGAATATAAGCAAAAGAGGTTGAGGGCCAGCTGCGATCAGCATTGTATCACTTTCAAGTGTGAATCGTGGTTTTACTTATGTATTCTGATCTGCCTGGGCATAGGGTGCCAATGAGGACTCCAGTTCATAGTAGGTTGACAGGCCAGGGACCTTTTGAGTTTGTAAGTTACTGGAATGAACAAAAGCATGATATAAAGTGCAGCTAAATAATACGCCTTTCCTCATGAGGTAGAACGGGAACGTGATGAATCTGCCCCTTGGGCTCAGTACCTAAACCAAGGTTAAATGCATCACATTCTAGCTAAACCTGAAATTGCCAATATGGAATTCAATCAAGCAGGGATTTGTTCTATAAATACAACTTCCATTCATTTCAAATAAAAACAGGACCTAAAGAATGCAGCCATTGAACATGGTGTAGTGTATTTGTGtagtgcattttttaaaaaagcagactACCTCATTGTTGCAATAATCTGGTCACTTTTTTTTCTAAGTAGCTGAAAGTGGAGTAAGTACAAATGAACATATTTGAGATGGTaggttttttttctcctcataCTTTTCCCACTTTAGTAGTTAAGGTAGTCAGTTATAGGAGGTAGTTGAAATTATCCAAGATTCCACACTAGAGTTCCCCATCTCCAAAATAACCAATTAATAGCTCTGAGGTCCTGTCACTGATTTCACATTCTTCTAAGTTTTTCTAGATTTTTTTGGATTATACTGTTGTCCATGAAGATTTGGTTTCAGCGTCATTTCTTAAGTGGAAAAATGTTTGCAGTGGGATCTTGAAGTGTAGAAATGTCAGGGAGCTAGGATATGATACTTGTGGtattatgtgctttctatgtgccaggcactgtactaagtgctggggtggatacaagcaaatcaagctggatacagaccctatcccacatggggctcacagggaactgaagtgcaggaaagtgaagtgacttgcccaaggtcacacagcagacacgtggcggagcagggattagaacccaaatccttctgattcccagacccgtgctgtatccactaggccacacagagctttccttttcccctttccctttgaaaGGGGGTCAGATATGTGACTTGCCTCATCCCTATGAACTACTTGACATTTTCTGATCAAGAAGGTGTATTTAGAATGTGGTGTGAGTGGTACCAGCAGAAGGTCATTAGAAATTAAGGTGAAGAAGCAGACTCAGGGACCTGAAGAGAATCGACTCATGTTTGTCacctatcaatcgtattgagtgctgactgtgcgcagcactgtattaagcgccctgGAGAGTacgagtataacagagttgggagacatgtgaCCTGCCACCATGATCTATTACACCAAAATcccttctacacacacacacacacacacacatctggttTGAAATCTGGTTTAAACATGAGTATCTAAGATATGGCGGTAATAGTAAATCTTAACAGAGGGTGTTAAACTCATTTATCACCCATGCAAATTGGGACTGGCCCACTTGCCAGGGTTCTGAAAAAATTAGGCTGAGTCAGATGATCTGACAGGACAGAAAGAATTTGTTAAATATTTGACCTATCAGCAGTTTcctttctctgttccttcctctttttcattTACTCTTTCCCTGTCATGACACAATGTCTACCTCCAAACTAAAGTAGATTATTTTGAAACATACCCTGCTATTAGCtcacctcttctttcccctcacctTTTCCTATTTTGTTGCATTTTCATTGGAGTTTGTGCTTGAATGCTGGCATAATCTTGGTTTTCTACACAGAGTAGTAGAAGCAACCAAGTGGGTGGCAATGGTAAGTGCAGAGAGACTGGACATTTTTTGGTGGCTAGTAGagggattatttttttttaatctgcaagAATTTTTGTCCATTCAGAGACTTTTAGGAAAATATTTTTTGAGTAGTATGTCTGGTGGGACTGGACCAACATCATCTAACAACTTTTGGGAGATCTGAAGCAGAGtatgaagattaaaaaaaatggtatttatcgagcccttctatgtgcagagcactgtactgtttggggaagtgcaataaaacaggtggtagacacatttcctgaccataatgagcctAAAGTCTAAAGGAACTACGGTAATGTGCATATTTCTTCtgcgattcccaagcgcttagtacggtgctctgcacatagtaagtgctcaataaatacatttaattgGCATCTGTATAGCATATGAGAATGGAGTTGGGAGGAAACGGTTCCCATTCTCATTCTGAGTCCAGACCTTTGGGTAGAAATCTGCCTAATTCGATTAGTTTAATATCAAACAACTTGGGCTGATTTAAACATAGTTTAATAGGACCTGAGGAAGAGTtgggaaaaaaaaggcagaaatggAATACAGATACTCTATTTTTAAAGGAACAAATAGAGAAGGTGTGTTGTAGATGGCCTTCGTCAATTCAGTTCAAAAAGTTTTTAAGTGAAACATTAGGGTGGTCTGTTGAAACTGATTTGTGCTCCAAAGCTGATAAGATCATACAGATTGGCTGCTAGGATACATGATTTCAAATCAAGGTACTTTTCTGGAGTGCAGGGACTCTGTTTAGGGTCTGACTGCTGGCTGGGCAAGGTGTAAACACCTGCTCGTAATCTGATTTTTTAAGAATTTGCATATCAAAACTCATCCTCAAATTCTGGGTCCTGCAGTCCTTGACAATTTGTTTTTAATTACTTTGTTGGGACACTGTAAGCCATGGGAAAAAAGGTTGAGAGACTTTCTAGGGAATGAATTCAAATCCAATTCCCTTGGCAGATTTTTTTTGAAAGACTTTGAAGCATTTTTACAGTAGTAGTGTAGCAATATTGACTGCAAAATTTGACAGTTCTTGTAGCAAGATGTGCGTAACATATGATGTGTTTGTCCTGTGTCCAAACCACTACTAGTTTACATGGAAAAGACTGATATTTCAATGTTGGAATGATAACAGGAGGTTGAAATTTGtcaatttaaa is a window encoding:
- the HMGB3 gene encoding high mobility group protein B3 gives rise to the protein MAKGDPKKPKGKMSAYAFFVQTCREEHKKKNPEVPVNFAEFSKKCSERWKTMSGKEKSKFDEMAKADKVRYDREMKDYGPAKGGKKKKDPNAPKRPPSGFFLFCSEFRPKIKSTNPGISIGDVAKKLGEMWNNLSDSEKQPYNNKAAKLKEKYEKDVADYKSKGKFDGAKGAAKAARKKVEEEDEEDEDDEEEDEDEDDDE